A part of Aspergillus flavus chromosome 5, complete sequence genomic DNA contains:
- a CDS encoding putative serine esterase-domain-containing protein, giving the protein MLISPRTYHASQIPDRGQQSHGSEDNPRFRSLFGWSTGSTNDRRAAEMLLIHQTGSVRVGEVVRYTVTYTPAADTASSIPGELFVKVKNTSAIPLRAAYLHGPYTLYTSCYPSTFDPNVKLDQQATEGIPQFEPYLKAGGSWNAVITVPRRLRQKPEVASAEPQSHQKVTWIIEIVSQVIFSSTASVNFELLVGRDQKSVELYSSSAASTTGFQAAQLSDHWLPNAKGKQVFATNGVYSRSITLQIDDTVSLWNTPAFPSSDKSCGAEKDKGPSEDSPTNNDEASTRPSEPVNQSHNNRRKKKIHLVVLTHGLHSNLGADMLYLKESIDTAARKAKEQAYNARQKHKSEQSSNHDADADADDADDADDADDDDDDDDDDDDDEQVIVRGFPGNAVRTERGIQYLGKRLAKYVLLMTYPDQPCNPYHNAKAKTLPKSLAPWRNAAAEFPKDHTASVPGPTGGGHAYRVTSISFIGHSLGGLIQTYAIAYIQKHSPEFFDVVRPVNFIALATPFLGLSNENPMYIRFALDLGLVGRTGQDLGLSWTAPRVRSGWESIIGGKGNSSKQQGQSDAGSKPLLRILPCGPAHEVLAKFQHRTVYSNVVNDGIVPLRTSCLLFLDWRGLERVEKARRENGIGPPSPCAPTHESYADSQPSEEYGLYAPPKTTLFESASDLLMPPLPPIEFIIDPTSRPRTIFHDRVYSPEDIPPPLTPKRRTLTFGSSQSKVSKTGPFSSDESPHRGSNESESGLKVEEKIARAYHRDLTWRKVLVRLEPDAHNNIIVRRMFTNAYGWPVVKHLVDTHFGYTSAAQSKDDSAKRVERAMPPAVPTNSLGEEVQGQVEHL; this is encoded by the exons ATGCTTATCAGCCCTCGAACTTATCACGCTTCGCAGATACCAGACCGAGGACAACAGTCCCACGGCAGTGAGGACAACCCCAGATTTCGTTCGCTTTTCGGGTGGAGTACTGGTTCTACGAATGATAGACGAGCCGCTGAAATGCTATTGATACACCAAACGGGCAGTGTGCGTGTGGGTGAGGTGGTCAG GTACACAGTAACGTACACACCGGCAGCCGACACCGCCAGTTCCATACCAGGGGAATTATTTGTGAAAGTCAAGAATACATCTGCAATTCCCCTCCGAGCTGCGTACCTTCATGGCCCATATACCCTCTATACGTCCTGCTACCCATCCACGTTCGACCCAAATGTCAAACTCGATCAGCAAGCCACCGAAGGCATTCCGCAGTTTGAACCTTATCTCAAAGCTGGGGGCAGTTGGAATGCCGTCATCACCGTGCCCCGGCGTCTTCGTCAAAAGCCAGAGGTCGCTTCCGCCGAGCCCCAAAGTCACCAGAAAGTAACGTGGATCATAGAGATTGTATCCCAAGTGATATTTTCGAGTACTGCATCCGTCAATTTTGAGCTTTTGGTGGGCCGCGACCAAAAATCAGTGGAGCTATATTCCTCTAGTGCCGCGTCGACCACCGGGTTCCAAGCAGCTCAACTAAGTGACCACTGGTTACCGAATGCGAAAGGCAAGCAAGTGTTTGCTACAAACGGGGTGTATTCCAGATCTATAACGTTGCAGATAGATGATACTGTGAGTCTCTGGAACACGCCCGCCTTTCCTTCGTCCGACAAAAGCTGCGGGGCGGAAAAGGATAAAGGGCCAAGCGAAGACAGTCCAACAAACAATGACGAAGCGTCGACGAGACCCAGCGAGCCAGTTAATCAGTCGCATAACAACAGGcgtaaaaagaaaatacacCTTGTGGTTCTGACCCATGGCCTACATAGCAACCTTGGTGCTGACATGCTTTATCTTAAGGAGAGCATTGATACTGCAGCCAGAAAAGCTAAGGAACAAGCCTATAATGCTCGTCAAAAACATAAAAGCGAACAGAGCAGCAAccatgatgctgatgctgatgctgatgatgctgatgatgctgatgatgctgatgatgatgatgatgatgatgacgacgacgacgacgatgagcAAGTCATTGTTAGAGGATTTCCTGGCAATGCAGTCCGTACGGAACGCGGGATTCAGTATCTTGGCAAGCGTCTCGCCAAATATGTCTTGCTAATGACATATCCAGACCAGCCTTGCAACCCTTATCACAATGCAAAGGCCAAAACCCTACCAAAATCTCTCGCCCCCTGGAGGAACGCGGCGGCGGAGTTTCCTAAGGACCATACGGCTTCTGTGCCAGGGCCAACCGGAGGGGGTCATGCCTATCGAGTCACTAGCATCAGCTTTATCGGCCATTCTCTCGGCGGACTCATTCAGACATATGCCATAGCATACATTCAGAAACATTCTCCTGAATTCTTTGATGTGGTTAGGCCCGTTAACTTCATCGCCTTAGCGACACCTTTTCTCGGTTTGAGTAACGAAAACCCTATGTACATCCGCTTTGCCTTAGACTTAGGTCTGGTTGGTCGGACGGGCCAGGATCTAGGACTTAGTTGGACAGCGCCTCGAGTGAGAAGTGGCTGGGAATCTATAATTGGTGGGAAAGGCAATTCCTCTAAACAACAAGGACAATCAGATGCTGGATCAAAACCTCTATTGAGAATCCTTCCCTGTGGTCCTGCACATGAAGTTCTCGCCAAATTCCAGCATCGTACAGTCTACTCTAATGTGGTCAATGATGGCATTGTACCTTTGAGGacttcttgtcttcttttcctcgacTGGAGAGGATTAGAACGAGTTGAAAAGGCGCGGAGAGAAAATGGGATA GGACCGCCGTCTCCTTGTGCACCTACTCATGAATCATATGCCGATAGTCAACCGTCTGAAGAGTATGGGCTTTATGCGCCGCCAAAGACGACCCTCTTTGAGTCAGCCAGTGATCTTCTCATGCCACCCCTTCCGCCTATTGAATTTATAATTGATCCTACTTCAAGACCTCGAACTATTTTCCATGACCGGGTCTATAGCCCTGAGGACATACCTCCCCCCTTGACTCCTAAGAGACGAACCTTAACCTTTGGTTCTTCCCAAAGTAAGGTCTCGAAAACAGGGCCATTTTCATCGGATGAATCTCCACATCGTGGCTCAAACGAGAGCGAGAGTGGGCTCAAAgtcgaagagaagatcgCCAGGGCTTATCACCGTGACTTAACGTGGCGAAAAGTTCTCGTTCGCCTTGAACCAGATGCACACAACAATATCATTGTTCGACGAATGTTCACGAACGCGTATGGCTGGCCCGTGGTAAAGCATCTTGTTGATACTCACTTTGGGTATACATCTGCGGCCCAATCTAAAGATGATTCCGCGAAAAGGGTGGAAAGGGCAATGCCACCCGCAGTCCCAACAAATAGCTTAGGTGAAGAAGTGCAAGGACAAGTTGAACACCTATAG
- a CDS encoding ATP-NAD kinase-like domain-containing protein, translating to MAQPPDPSQFRADLIENYVRCYNQWKEITVAIDDIVCVLSETMCTEVGYKLLFLQRRSEDINTEDSTYLESIQLTSLSPILRSQYLCTELPRHLCSHETEIHIIVSTASGTGAAKHLYKNILQPFLSQLGVCGYNVHETRSSQTITELCKSDFLPCIQAGIHKTIILLSGDGGIVDVVDAIYSAPWHSITRPTIVLVPTGTGNAMASSLGLTLYPTSWLKELLRGRPRPLPTFGAKFSPGAQYVTEEGRSRASISANIKTKYEVPIVHGAVVASWGIHAALVADSDTTEYRRFGADRFKLAAEELLFPPGGAESHRYAGTISLTKWDSEANSEYVDTMEIKEHMYVLATMVPRLEREFVISPESVPLDGRLRIIHFGPVPSEKAMQLMASAYQGGQHVFDKSVLYSEIERLKIVFSETDERWRRVCIDGRIIAVECDGWMEIYKEPECLLNILTSVEFQNH from the coding sequence ATGGCCCAACCACCAGATCCAAGTCAGTTCCGTGCTGATTTGATTGAAAACTATGTCCGGTGCTATAACCAATGGAAGGAAATAACAGTCGCTATTGATGACATAGTCTGTGTTCTTTCTGAAACGATGTGTACTGAAGTTGGCTATAAGTTGCTGTTTCTTCAGAGAAGATCTGAAGATATCAATACAGAGGATTCCACATACCTGGAAAGTATTCAGCTTACATCTCTGTCGCCCATACTGCGTTCCCAGTACTTGTGCACAGAGCTCCCTCGTCATTTGTGCTCACACGAAACTGAAATCCATATAATCGTATCCACAGCGTCGGGAACAGGGGCTGCCAAGCATTTGTACAAAAATATTCTACAACCTTTCCTATCGCAGCTTGGTGTATGTGGTTACAATGTCCATGAGACACGATCCTCACAAACCATCACGGAACTATGCAAGTCGGACTTTCTTCCTTGCATACAGGCAGGCATCCATAAAACCATTATCCTCCTCTCTGGAGATGGAGGAATCGTCGACGTAGTCGACGCGATATACAGTGCTCCGTGGCATTCAATCACCCGGCCCACCATTGTCTTAGTCCCAACAGGAACTGGAAATGCAATGGCTAGCTCACTGGGACTCACGTTATATCCAACATCCTGGTTGAAGGAGCTGCTGCGAGGAAGACCGAGGCCTTTACCGACCTTCGGCGCCAAATTCTCACCCGGCGCGCAATATGTCACCGAGGAAGGCCGTTCTCGGGCTAGTATAAGTGCCAACATCAAAACTAAGTATGAAGTTCCGATAGTACATGGTGCGGTTGTTGCAAGCTGGGGCATACACGCCGCCTTGGTTGCCGATAGTGATACTACTGAATACCGCAGATTCGGCGCTGATAGGTTTAAATTGGCTGCAGAGGAACTTCTCTTCCCTCCAGGTGGTGCTGAGAGCCATAGATATGCCGGTACAATTAGTCTCACCAAGTGGGATAGTGAAGCTAACAGCGAGTATGTGGATACCATGGAGATCAAAGAACACATGTACGTGCTGGCAACGATGGTCCCGAGACTTGAAAGAGAGTTCGTGATCTCACCCGAGTCTGTTCCACTGGACGGTCGCTTGAGAATAATCCATTTTGGTCCGGTACCTTCCGAAAAAGCTATGCAGTTGATGGCCTCCGCATATCAGGGAGGCCAGCATGTGTTTGACAAGAGTGTCCTTTACTCGGAGATTGAGAGGCTTAAGATTGTATTCAGTGAGACGGATGAGAGGTGGAGACGGGTGTGCATTGACGGCAGAATCATTGCAGTTGAGTGTGATGGCTGGATGGAGATATACAAGGAGCCAGAATGTCTATTAAACATTTTGACATCCGTTGAGTTTCAAAATCACTGA
- a CDS encoding putative actin cytoskeleton organization and biogenesis protein — translation MDQNCDRSSSRSVAVDSSKSSIESVARLAASSPCAGPDQTDKSSSLLYENASSVALRGIHGMQSHQVKANKTDCTSDNQTAGRSNHPSTRSSSRVPRRMSGSTAASSISEAEPAPPSLGKIGVCALDVKARSKPSQNILTRLQSKGGFEVIVFGDKVILDEAVENWPVCDYLIAFFSDGFPLDKAIAYARLRKPFCVNDLPMQKVLWDRRLCLRILDNMSVPTPKRLEVNRDGGPTLESPELAQHVYQLTGVKLEGPEDGTGGGLSRTKDVAMSDDGDSLIVDGKVFRKPFVEKPVNGENHNIHIYFPNDQQYGGGGRRLFRKVGNKSSEYDPNLVIPRSVTENDSSYIYEQFVRVDNSEDVKAYTVGPDFCHAETRKSPVVDGLVRRNTHGKELRYITKLSRDEATIASKISNGFGQRICGFDMLRVGDRSYVIDVNGWSFVKDNNDYYDRCASILRDIFLHEKRRREGTLESEPFHQDLNHSWRNSVSHRHGLKTLLKSPSASKLHGSPPGHKSPDNALPESAVPGLPASSTSEGLDIGNSYKKPSGRERFSFSGGLDSQTANASVTSTDSIDDAPPPPPASKHSWKLKGMVAVIRHADRTPKQKFKFTFHSQPFIDLLKGHQEEVVIKGEAALASVSDAVKVAMERELEDMDKLKLLRTSLEKKGGWPGTKVQIKPMFRKRKPEESREQETSTVPTKPAEGTPDTPRSPTLGEAPGGNEKLTRTQTRSDSISGATFSRFSAAENDLILDKLQLVIKWGGEPTHAARYQSQDLGLNMRDDLKLMNKEALNNVRIFTSSERRVSTSAQIWACSFLDQKELPDDFIQVRKDLLDDSNAAKDLMDKVKKKLKLLLREGSAPSQFTWPKDNIPEPSVVLATVVELMKFHRDVMRHNFRRLESSSSGPFEPYFPSDDTSNTHGEASPLASIQGRWCTGEDPMLFKERWEKLFAEFCDTEKVDPSKLSELYDSMKFDALHNRQFLEWVFMPPDTDNDADGEGYSQSKMRNTPAGDIRPGNEDANHERNEEHADSSTFVHRLGLKRRMHAFESMPHFRALDDTYDHYFKLYPGLSVKKAKLDSRLSKLRELYKLAKVLFDYVTPQEYGITDTEKLEIGLLTSLPLLQEIVRDLEEVQASPDAKSFFYFTKESHIYTLLNCILEGGIQTKIARRAIPELDYLSQICFELYEAKDSESSTNSYSIRISISPGCHAFDPLDVQLDSRHAIGCAPRRSLTAHQDWKNVIETLKAKFDTVKLPKTFIAVNLSDKHVPVHEEGSC, via the exons ATGGATCAGAACTGTGACCGTAGTAGCAGTCGGTCTGTTGCAGTTGACTCTTCTAAAAGCAGCATAGAGAGCGTTGCAAGATTAGCTGCCTCTTCACCATGTGCTGGTCCTGACCAGACAGATAAATCATCATCTCTGCTCTATGAGAATGCATCGTCTGTTGCCTTGAGAGGAATACATGGCATGCAGTCCCACCAAGTCAAGGCCAACAAAACCGATTGCACATCTGATAACCAGACTGCTGGGCGCAGTAATCATCCTTCCACCCGTTCTTCTAGCAGAGTACCAAGAAGAATGAGTGGAAGCACGGCTGCAAGTTCCATTAGCGAGGCTGAGCCAGCACCTCCTAGCTTAGGAAAGATTGGAGTTTGTGCTCTAGATGTCAAAGCTCGCAGCAAACCTAGCCAAAACATACTGACCCGTCTTCAATCTAAGGGCGGGTTTGAAGTAATTGTTTTTGGTGACAAGGTGATACTCGACGAAGCTGTAGAGAACTGGCCCGTATGTGACTATCTCATTGCATTCTTTTCAGATGGCTTCCCATTGGACAAGGCCATTGCATATGCGAGACTCCGAAAGCCGTTTTGTGTCAACGACTTGCCGATGCAGAAGGTCCTATGGGACCGGCGACTTTGTTTGAGGATATTAGACAACATGAGTGTTCCTACGCCCAAGCGGCTGGAAGTTAACCGAGATGGTGGTCCAACATTAGAGTCTCCTGAACTTGCCCAACACGTATATCAACTGACTGGGGTCAAGCTTGAAGGCCCTGAGGACGGCACCGGAGGAGGCCTCTCTAGGACGAAGGACGTGGCAATGTCAGATGACGGCGACTCCCTAATCGTGGATGGGAAGGTATTTAGAAAGCCGTTCGTTGAAAAACCGGTTAATGGTGAGAATCATAACATTCACATATACTTTCCTAACGATCAGCAATACGGTGGCGGCGGCCGGAGGCTCTTCCGAAAGGTTGGAAATAAAAGTTCTGAATATGATCCAAACCTGGTCATTCCTAGGTCAGTGACGGAAAATGATTCCAGCTATATTTATGAACAGTTTGTGAGGGTGGATAATTCCGAGGATGTCAAGGCCTATACTGTCGGCCCAGACTTTTGTCATGCAGAAACACGGAAGTCACCCGTAGTTGACGGGCTGGTCCGTCGCAATACCCATGGAAAGGAACTTAGGTATATAACAAAATTAAGCAGGGACGAGGCAACAATTGCTTCTAAAATATCGAACGGGTTTGGCCAGCGCATTTGTGGCTTTGACATGCTTCGTGTTGGTGACAGAAGCTATGTGATTGATGTTAATGGCTGGAGCTTCGTCAAAGATAACAATGATTATTATGACAGATGTGCCAGTATCTTGAGAGATATTTTCCTACATGAGAAGCGCAGACGTGAAGGGACCCTGGAATCTGAACCTTTCCACCAAGATTTGAACCATTCCTGGAGGAACTCTGTGTCTCACAGACACGGATTGAAGACTTTGTTGAAATCCCCTAGCGCGTCCAAGCTTCATGGAAGTCCTCCAGGCCACAAAAGTCCCGACAATGCTCTCCCGGAAAGTGCCGTTCCAGGGCTGCCTGCCTCTTCCACGTCTGAGGGGCTAGATATTGGGaatagctataaaaagcCGAGCGGACGGGAAAGGTTTTCGTTCTCAGGAGGTTTAGATTCTCAGACTGCAAATGCATCTGTCACGTCAACAGACTCGATTGATGACGCCCCTCCTCCGCCCCCAGCTTCTAAGCATTCGTGGAAACTGAAGGGTATGGTAGCAGTTATCCGGCATGCAGATCGCACACCGAAGCAAAAATTCAAGTTTACTTTCCACAGCCAACCTTTTATTGATCTCCTGAAGGGGCATCAAGAAGAAGTGGTCATCAAGGGCGAGGCTGCACTGGCCAGCGTTTCGGATGCAGTTAAGGTGGCAATGGAGCGAGAACTTGAAGATATGGATAAGCTCAAGCTTCTCCGTACATCCCTTGAGAAGAAAGGAGGTTGGCCTGGGACAAAGGTTCAAATAAAGCCGATGTTTCGTAAGCGAAAACCAGAAGAATCGCGTGAACAAGAGACCTCCACGGTTCCAACTAAGCCTGCCGAGGGCACCCCGGATACACCTAGGTCCCCTACTCTTGGTGAAGCGCCcggaggaaatgaaaaatTAACTAGGACCCAGACTCGGAGCGACTCTATATCCGGTGCCACATTCTCCAGGTTTTCTGCTGCAGAGAACGATCTCATTCTTGACAAGCTCCAGCTCGTAATCAAATGGGGGGGAGAACCAACCCATGCAGCCCGCTACCAATCTCAGGACCTCGGTCTTAATATGCGCGATGACTTGAAATTAATGAACAAGGAAGCTTTGAATAATGTTCGAATATTCACGAGTTCCGAGCGAAGAGTGAGTACAAGCG CTCAAATATGGGCCTGCTCTTTCCTTGATCAAAAGGAGCTTCCGGACGATTTCATACAAGTCCGGAAAGACCTTTTAGATGACTCGAACGCCGCGAAAGATCTCATGGacaaagtaaaaaagaaactgAAACTGCTTTTGCGAGAAGGATCCGCACCCTCGCAGTTCACCTGGCCCAAAGACAATATTCCAGAGCCTTCAGTCGTCCTCGCTACGGTTGTTGAGCTTATGAAGTTTCATCGGGATGTTATGAGGCACAATTTCCGGAGACTTGAGAGTTCGTCGAGCGGTCCGTTTGAACCATACTTCCCTAGTGATGATACCTCCAACACACACGGCGAGGCTTCTCCATTGGCTTCTATTCAAGGACGTTGGTGCACTGGTGAGGACCCTATGCTTTTCAAGGAGAGGTGGGAAAAGCTCTTCGCCGAGTTTTGCGATACAGAGAAGGTCGATCCTAGCAAACTTTCCGAATTATACGATAGTATGAAATTTGATGCTCTCCACAACCGGCAATTCTTGGAATGGGTGTTTATGCCTCCTGACACCGACAATGATGCGGACGGGGAAGGTTATTCCCAATCAAAGATGCGAAACACTCCTGCCGGAGATATCAGACCAGGTAACGAGGATGCAAATCATGAAAGGAACGAGGAGCATGCGGACAGTTCAACGTTTGTGCATCGATTGGGCCTGAAGCGACGAATGCATGCATTTGAATCAATGCCGCATTTCAGGGCCCTGGATGACACCTACGATCACTATTTCAAGTTATATCCAGGCTTAAGCGTCAAGAAAGCCAAGCTGGATAGCAGGTTATCCAAGTTAAGAGAGTTGTACAAGTTGGCGAAGGTTCTTTTTGACTATGTCACTCCTCAGGAGTATGGAATTACTGATACCGAAAAGCTGGAGATCGGGTTGTTGACATCTTTACCATTACTCCAAGAGATCGTTAGGGATTtggaagaagtccaagcCTCGCCAGATGCCAAGTCCTTCTTCTATTTCACAAAGGAATCTCACATATACACCCTCCTAAATTGCATCCTAGAAGGCGGTATCCAGACGAAAATCGCTCGGCGGGCTATCCCCGAGTTAGATTACCTATCTCAAATATGCTTCGAACTCTATGAAGCTAAGGATTCCGAGTCATCAACGAATTCTTACTCAATTCGCATCTCGATCAGCCCTGGGTGCCATGCCTTTGATCCCCTTGATGTGCAGCTTGATTCAAGACATGCAATTGGTTGCGCCCCCAGGCGAAGCCTAACCGCTCACCAGGATTGGAAGAATGTTATTGAGACGCTCAAAGCGAAATTTGACAC AGTCAAGCTCCCGAAAACATTTATTGCGGTGAACCTGAGCGATAAACACGTCCCAGTCCATGAGGAGGGATCTTGTTAA
- a CDS encoding putative inositol monophosphatase (unnamed protein product), translating into MTPETSRTDGGLPDLNHIHDSLIEIAYKAGEIIMGALPTTDGIGSKKNSADLVTQYDRAVEEMIRTALKEKYPDYQFHGEETYDPGHPLTTAPTFVIDPIDGTINFVHGFPHACVSLGFAVDRVPVVGVVYNPFDNTLYSAIRGQGAFLNRSVKLPLKGTDLEPLQGLQNSLIGVEWGSDRKGRNWETKVRTLEKLGQAKDEGGAMVRSMRSMGSAALNLCAVAAGTLDLYWEGGCWAWDVCAGWVILTEAGGIMVDGNPGGWQAVIDGRVYLAVRASPSQIGQRELVEEFWANIQGKLEY; encoded by the exons TCATATCCATGATTCCCTCATTGAGATAGCATACAAAGCCGGAGAAATCATCATGGGTGCTCTCCCCACTACGGATGGTATTGGATCGAAGAAGAATA GTGCGGATCTTGTCACCCAATATGACCGTGCGGTTGAAGAAATGATACGCACAGCGTTGAAGGAAAAATACCCAGATTACCA GTTCCATGGGGAAGAGACATATGACCCAGGTCATCCCTTGACCACGGCCCCCACTTTTGTGATTGACCCCATCGACGGGACAATCAATTTCGTACATGGCTTCCCTCATGCCTGTGTGTCTCTTGGGTTTGCCGTTGACCGGGTTCCCGTGGTTGGTGTCGTATACAATCCGTTCGATAACACCCTTTACTCTGCTATCCGTGGCCAAGGGGCGTTCCTGAACCGCAGTGTCAAACTTCCACTCAAGGGAACAGACCTCGAGCCACTGCAAGGCCTGCAGAACTCCCTCATCGGTGTTGAGTGGGGATCCGATAGAAAGGGGAGGAATTGGGAAACAAAGGTACGGACCTTGGAGAAGCTCGGCCAAGCTAAAGATGAGGGGGGTGCAATGGTTCGCTCGATGCGTAGCATGGGTTCGGCCGCACTCAACCTCTGCGCGGTAGCCGCTGGCACTCTTGACTTGTACTGGGAAGGCGGCTGTTGGGCATGGGATGTGTGTGCTGGCTGGGTTATCCTCACTGAGGCCGGCGGTATCATGGTTGATGGTAATCCCGGCGGGTGGCAGGCCGTCATAGACGGAAGAGTCTACCTTGCTGTCAGAGCTTCTCCAAGCCAGATTGGTCAACGGGAGCTTGTTGAGGAATTCTGGGCAAATATTCAAGGGAAGCTTGAGTATTGA